A genome region from Hevea brasiliensis isolate MT/VB/25A 57/8 chromosome 9, ASM3005281v1, whole genome shotgun sequence includes the following:
- the LOC110645456 gene encoding uncharacterized protein LOC110645456 isoform X1 — MREALRRENPPTDFCKRLVRVFQNAKELVDKYPTIKKWNLLEKWKLLKLIQEVDDTIKRLMKHDLQAEQYRCLVELNKKMDLVIASFGSKSDATNGKEFNNESTAYVSSSKPAAETDTETRGRTSSPAFALRCKMKKAVVDIRIWKSDVFQWMKVVELLGSNS, encoded by the exons ATGCGTGAAGCCCTGCGGCGTGAAAATCCTCCTACTGATTTTTGCAAGAGGCTAGTCCGGGTGTTCCAGAATGCTAAGGAGCTTGTTGATAAGTACCCGACCATCAAGAAGTGGAACCTGCTCGAGAAGTGGAAGCTCCTGAAGCTGATCCAGGAAGTGGATGATACTATTAAAAGGCTTATGAAGCATGATTTACAGGCTGAACAATATCGCTGCCTTGTAGAACTTAACAAGAAAATGGATCTCGTAATCGCCTCGTTTGGGTCAAAAAGTGATGCAACTAATGGAAAAGAATTCAATAATGAGAGTACAGCCTATGTGAGTTCATCAAAGCCCGCGGCTGAGACTGACACTGAGACTCGAGGTAGGACATCCAGTCCTGCATTTGCATTGCGCTGCAAAATGAAAAAAGCAGTTGTGGATATTCGCATTTGGAAATCTG ATGTCTTTCAATGGATGAAGGTTGTTGAGCTACTGGGGAGTAACTCTTAA
- the LOC110645456 gene encoding uncharacterized protein LOC110645456 isoform X2: MREALRRENPPTDFCKRLVRVFQNAKELVDKYPTIKKWNLLEKWKLLKLIQEVDDTIKRLMKHDLQAEQYRCLVELNKKMDLVIASFGSKSDATNGKEFNNESTAYVSSSKPAAETDTETRGRTSSPAFALRCKMKKAVVDIRIWKSGKMVFLRD, translated from the exons ATGCGTGAAGCCCTGCGGCGTGAAAATCCTCCTACTGATTTTTGCAAGAGGCTAGTCCGGGTGTTCCAGAATGCTAAGGAGCTTGTTGATAAGTACCCGACCATCAAGAAGTGGAACCTGCTCGAGAAGTGGAAGCTCCTGAAGCTGATCCAGGAAGTGGATGATACTATTAAAAGGCTTATGAAGCATGATTTACAGGCTGAACAATATCGCTGCCTTGTAGAACTTAACAAGAAAATGGATCTCGTAATCGCCTCGTTTGGGTCAAAAAGTGATGCAACTAATGGAAAAGAATTCAATAATGAGAGTACAGCCTATGTGAGTTCATCAAAGCCCGCGGCTGAGACTGACACTGAGACTCGAGGTAGGACATCCAGTCCTGCATTTGCATTGCGCTGCAAAATGAAAAAAGCAGTTGTGGATATTCGCATTTGGAAATCTG gaaaaatggtgtttttgagggattaa